From the genome of Polyangiaceae bacterium, one region includes:
- a CDS encoding OsmC family protein yields the protein MSEHKATIDWQFSGGDFVHGKYSREHSWSFDGGLTVPASPSPSVVPLPHSNPANVDPEEAFVAALSSCHMLTFLWLASRAGFHVISYRDEAIGHMTKNEKRIPWVSLVELHPRIEYGGDKRPSAEEEDRLHHDAHEFCFIANSVKTEIRVVST from the coding sequence ATGTCCGAACACAAAGCAACCATCGATTGGCAATTTTCCGGCGGCGACTTCGTGCACGGCAAGTATTCGCGCGAGCACTCGTGGTCGTTCGATGGCGGATTGACGGTGCCCGCATCGCCGTCGCCATCGGTGGTTCCCCTGCCCCATTCCAATCCGGCAAACGTGGATCCGGAAGAAGCATTCGTGGCGGCCCTATCGAGCTGCCACATGCTGACATTTTTGTGGCTCGCATCGCGTGCCGGGTTTCACGTGATCAGCTATCGCGACGAAGCCATCGGGCACATGACGAAGAACGAAAAGCGCATTCCGTGGGTGAGTCTGGTCGAATTGCATCCACGCATCGAATATGGCGGGGACAAACGGCCTTCGGCGGAAGAAGAAGACCGATTGCATCACGACGCGCACGAATTTTGTTTCATTGCGAATTCCGTGAAGACGGAGATTCGCGTGGTGAGCACGTAA